In Leptospiraceae bacterium, a genomic segment contains:
- a CDS encoding MFS transporter produces MAYAIGQFGWSTLINIVGIQLLYFYIPPNDAGIPFFITQQTFLVVLNAIVLLAAAGRLWDAVTDPLIASLSDRWKGKGGRRIPFLKAGAAPAALFCVLLFVPINSGVSSLNIVWLFIIQTFFYLFITVYVTPFFALLPELGHSPEEKLNLSTWISITYALGIMLASQVPTIGGLLQSSLGLPDKVTGIQYSISILSFIAMLLMLVPGFMIDEKKYCHSVPSDVPLMQALKITFKNKSFIYYVVADFSYFMSLSIVMTGLLYYITVLLGLNASMMGALLPIMVVLSFLFYPLVNVLAKKLGKKILINGSFLFMALIFSSIYFFGKISFLSNEWQAYTFTILYSIPISFLGILPNAVLADIAEHDALKNGVRQEGMFFAARTLMQKFGQTFGVLVFAALTTFGKDKGDDLGVRISGIIGFLLCLFAGLYFFKYQEKELLEETISLQSSQGKE; encoded by the coding sequence ATCGCGTATGCAATCGGTCAGTTTGGCTGGTCTACCCTGATAAATATTGTAGGAATACAATTATTGTATTTTTATATTCCACCTAATGATGCAGGAATTCCTTTTTTTATTACCCAGCAGACATTTCTGGTTGTTTTAAATGCAATCGTCCTCTTAGCAGCAGCCGGAAGACTCTGGGACGCTGTAACCGACCCCCTAATTGCAAGTTTAAGCGATCGCTGGAAAGGAAAAGGCGGAAGAAGGATTCCTTTTTTAAAAGCGGGCGCTGCACCGGCAGCTCTCTTTTGTGTACTTCTTTTTGTTCCGATAAATTCGGGAGTTAGTAGCTTAAATATTGTCTGGCTTTTTATTATTCAGACGTTCTTTTATCTATTCATTACGGTTTATGTAACTCCGTTTTTTGCTCTTCTTCCCGAACTCGGGCATAGTCCGGAAGAAAAGCTAAACTTATCTACCTGGATCTCCATCACCTATGCCCTCGGAATCATGCTGGCTTCTCAGGTTCCTACCATAGGAGGACTTTTACAGTCTTCTCTGGGCCTGCCTGATAAAGTTACCGGGATACAATATTCCATTTCCATTTTAAGTTTTATAGCGATGCTCTTGATGCTCGTTCCGGGGTTCATGATTGATGAGAAAAAATATTGTCACTCGGTTCCTTCTGATGTACCGCTCATGCAGGCTTTAAAAATTACCTTTAAGAATAAAAGTTTTATTTATTATGTGGTAGCAGACTTTTCTTATTTCATGTCTCTTTCTATCGTAATGACCGGACTTTTATACTACATTACTGTTCTTTTAGGTTTAAATGCTTCTATGATGGGAGCACTTTTACCCATCATGGTAGTGTTATCTTTTTTGTTTTACCCCTTAGTGAATGTTCTTGCGAAAAAGCTGGGAAAAAAAATTTTAATTAATGGTTCTTTTCTTTTTATGGCTCTCATTTTTTCCTCTATCTATTTCTTTGGAAAAATCTCCTTTTTATCCAATGAATGGCAGGCATATACTTTTACGATTCTCTATTCTATTCCAATTTCTTTCTTAGGAATATTACCGAATGCAGTATTAGCTGATATTGCCGAACACGATGCTTTAAAAAACGGAGTCCGGCAGGAAGGGATGTTTTTTGCAGCCAGAACCCTTATGCAGAAATTCGGGCAAACATTCGGTGTGCTGGTATTTGCAGCTTTGACAACTTTTGGAAAAGATAAAGGTGATGATTTAGGAGTTCGAATCAGCGGAATCATTGGTTTTCTCCTCTGCCTTTTTGCCGGTTTATACTTTTTCAAATATCAAGAAAAGGAATTATTAGAGGAAACAATCAGCCTACAATCTTCACAGGGGAAAGAATAG
- a CDS encoding lipase: MKKSRLLTLLVLSLFFISCGTFNRRRELNYHSNRFECVSEPGWRYEKKKYEKYLIAWTGFKEIYNKQNQDIKKLDAVIVGDSLVHLFHDALLIKEFPGIAIYNRGIGGDMTDLLLSRIEENVLSLNPPLIIIEIGGNDLIQGRCLSNIEENVIKIVNLIHEKNKKTKILFLSIPPTDSKHLNSITPVYNLFLRNLAEKDPMVSYIELWAYMRDKDLPTIKKEYIRPKDKIHFNEAGYALWGELIRPYLKQK; this comes from the coding sequence ATGAAGAAATCTAGGCTATTAACCCTCCTTGTTCTAAGTTTATTTTTCATATCCTGCGGCACTTTTAACCGCAGAAGAGAGCTTAATTATCACAGTAACAGGTTTGAATGTGTATCTGAACCCGGCTGGCGATATGAAAAAAAGAAGTATGAGAAATATCTTATCGCCTGGACCGGATTTAAAGAAATCTACAATAAACAGAATCAGGACATAAAGAAACTGGATGCTGTAATTGTAGGAGACAGCCTGGTGCATCTTTTTCACGATGCTCTTTTAATCAAAGAATTTCCGGGTATAGCGATATACAATCGAGGAATCGGTGGAGATATGACCGATCTCCTTCTGAGTCGGATAGAAGAGAATGTTCTAAGTCTGAATCCTCCCCTAATTATCATTGAAATTGGTGGAAATGACCTCATACAGGGACGTTGCCTTTCCAACATCGAGGAAAATGTAATAAAAATTGTGAATCTAATTCATGAGAAAAATAAAAAAACGAAAATCCTTTTTCTTTCGATTCCGCCCACAGATAGTAAACATTTAAATTCTATCACCCCGGTGTACAATCTATTTTTGCGAAATCTGGCTGAAAAAGATCCTATGGTTTCCTATATAGAACTCTGGGCCTATATGAGGGATAAGGATCTTCCCACAATAAAAAAAGAATATATAAGACCTAAGGACAAGATTCATTTTAATGAGGCCGGATATGCACTCTGGGGAGAATTAATACGGCCTTATTTGAAACAGAAATAA